GATATAAGCTCACAAATTTTCAACaaggtgcacaaggacatgaCAATAACATAAAAGTGCGGAGGGGTGCTCAACAAATAAAGCATGATTATGGCTAAGTGAAATGTAGCGAGCACAATCATGTAGTCACAAATTGGTTTAAGTATATTTAATATACAATATACCCCAAAATTAAGgtatattaatagcctaagatcTATTCCGGTCATAAACCACACATAGAACCTGTGTACACGCTCGTCATATCATGTACACGTCGCTTTGCACATAACACGGATAAGCAATCAAGGCTAAATCCAAAGGGATATTCCCTCAAACAAGGtttggcaagatacttacctcaaatacaCCAAATCGGTACTCTAAAAATACCTTCCCATGTGAATCAACTTCCAGATGgcttaaatctagccaaaataacttaataacctCAATAAAAGTCATAGGAAACAATCCCAAACAATATAGCTTCGATCTTGaacaaaaatcaaaaagtcaacctgggcccgcctctcgaaacccaacaaaagtcacaaattttGAACACTCATTCAaatatgagtctaaccatacaagtttcatccagaTCCGACTTCGAATCAGGGTTCAAATCTCTCTATTTTTCATAttagaaaagttttgccaaaGTCCCCAATTTGTCTCACTTAGATTCATCAAgtaaatgttaaaaacaaggatggaatcatgaatagTAACCAAATCTGAgacaagaatacttaccccaatctaaaTCGTGAATTGTTTTTCTAGAAATCGTTCAAAACCGAgttcccaatctcaaaatatgataaaacaaCTAAAACCCTCAAAATGGAATTATATAAGTCTACCCGAGGGTTCCCTTCACGATCGCGGGACctactttgcgatcgcgaagaacaaatcaaacACTAGCCAAAATCCTCATTCACGAGCGCGGTCTGGCACCCGCAAACGCGCCACAAACCTTCACTGGCCTACGCGAATGCGGTCCTCCatacgcgaacgtgaaggccaataACTGGGCGCCCCCATCCAACTCtccctctacgcgaacacgatgcACAAGATGTAAACACAATGACCACATTCCAacaggcttcgcgaacgcgacatcctCATCATGAAAGAGAAGGGAAAATCATAAGCCATCCAAATCACACTCCGCGATCATGATGCTTCACGCGATGAACACCAAAACATCAGAAAACTAGCAGTTCTAATACAAAGAAAAATGGTCTAGAACCCATCCGAAATACACacgagccccccccccccccccgggaccccgtccaatcactcCAACTGGTCCCAAAATAATTCAGGGACCTGCTCGAGATCTCAAATcatacaaaataatatcaaaaccacgaatcgcacctcaattcaagtttaatgaactaATCCAAATTTCCGAATTCAAAACTTACGTTGAACATGCCTAAACAAcctggaatgacctcaaattttacacacaagccataaatcaccatacgaacctattccaaggcccgaaatcccaaacggatatcaataacaacaaagtcaactatgggtcaaacctatcaactctCCATGCGATCAAACTTCTAACTTCCGCCAATTAGTGTCAAATTAAcctaagaacctccaaatccaaatctggacatacgagtaagtccaaaatcattatccgGACccaacagaatcatcaaaactccgatctgagatcaaatacaccaaattcaaacttggtcaacacttataacttaagcttccaaattaggaactaagtgttccaaatcacttcCAAATCTTCTCGAAACCAGACCAACCATGTacgcaagtcgtaatacatcatatgaagctattcaagatctcaaaccactgaacgaaaTGCCaaaactcaaaacgactggtcgagtTATTACAAAATAGGAGTTACACTTCCTATTTCATTCATTTTCTAAGATAGTCTTTGCAAAAAGTAGTTCCCAAATCATCATTCCGGTCATCTATTGCAGAACTTTTCTTTTAAGAAAAATCATTATACATGAGAGAGAGGGAAGAACAGTGAGAAAGGTCAGAGTCTAACCAGTATACCGAGAGGGTTTGagtttgtatacggttaaaatcggacccacccgattttactatttgaccgagaccgggaggttgcatcgaaggacggactcataacggaacagactaaatcacgagaataaggtaccgagttcagaatcgaggtacctgtcAAGATCGaagctagtagcgatcgaagcaaaatgagacagacatcgagcaagatcgaagatagcacaataacagaaaggcgggatatccgtgactggtcgaggatcatggtataaatctcggaacggatcaaataaGAAATGACTAATTAGATAATAatgagatttccttctgtaattagaattataccataagtggagttcctctactatttaaagggggttctaatcatttgtaagacACGTTGTTCACAAATATCAAagaaatataattctctttctcgtttatactattgttcatcagcttgttatattttaattgttcttgcatcaaccagttcaaGGGTATCCAAACTCtagggctgagttccattctaacactggtttgatttactttatagttcatttctgttattaatcttcatatttatcaattggtattaagtgaaatcatgtgtccttagaaccacattataagtttaattgttatccaattttaagggtaaacagtttggcgcccaccgtggggccaaggataatagtgattgcttaataccaATTCaaataacacacactgctttacatttgttctcgtgagaatctttgttttcaggataaacatgtcaaactcacaagcagcacctacacatggtgacaacgacCTCGGATTTCACTTGGAAAATGACAATATAGCTGCCCCAGggatcgaggtgcctcaggctgacctcgagggagaacaaattgcaaatcccgttgatgtcgttcacatgtcgccctaaatgcaaatttgggcattgatcccgaaggtagcgtacacagggaagttcgatcaggtggtcaaGGTGTGTagggcggagaagatggtggagttagcctccaattgatattcgaaatgttacaggctcaacaagccgctatagcacaactacaaaatcagcacCGAACACTGAGTAGGATAGAACCAGAAGGCGTCCACAGAACCGAGCAtgtgccggaaaggtcgaacgCCAACGAATTGGGGACTGACCCTGCCatttatgaaaatgctcgaggagctcactaaacggattgaatcgggagaaaataaaatcgaggcaaatgataagaaagtagagacatacaactcccagGTTGACCAAATATCggggcaccgccgattctaaagggtatagattcaaagaaattcgtacagaagcctttcACTCCAAGTGCGCCTCCaaaacccattccgaagaaattccgaatgccagaaattcctaagtacaataggACCACCAACCCTAATGagtatgtcacttcttatacatgcacaataaaagggaatgacttggaagacgatgagattgaatctgttctactgaagaaatttggagaaaccttgtcgaaaggagcaatgatatggtaccacaatttgccgcctaattccattgattccttcgccatgcttgcagactccttcttaaaggcacatgccggagcaataaaggttgcgactaggaagtcggacctcttcaaggtgaaacaaaaagacaacaaaatGTTGGGGGAATTCATTTCTCAGTTCAacatggaacgcatggaactaccactggtcacagacgattgggatgttcaagactttactcaaggtttgaacgaacgaagttcggtggcatcacgacagctatagaagaatttaattgaatacccagcggtaacctgggccgatgtacataattggtaccagtcaaagatcaaggTCGAGGACCACATCCACCAGCCTCAACTCagtcggagaagcagggaacggacGAGGATGATGACTACTAGACCCCtcaatccttcataatccccgaggattctgacgccaccaaatcgacagtcgaagAGTTGGAGCAAGCATACTGATCGTGCATCTactcgatcgaaaggtatacctgggtacggggttaaccccaGAGCtaaaaaaaactcattaaatttcttatcagtaatatggattgttttgcttggtctcaCCTAGATATGACAAGGATCCCGccggagatcactacacatcgactgagcttggacccgaagttccgtccggtaaaacaaaagagaaggccccagtcagaggtaaaacatgcattcatcaaggacgatgtagctaaacttctcaaaataggatccattcgggaagtaaaatatcccgaatggttagcaaacgtagtcgtagtccctaaaaagggaaataaacttagaatgtgcgtatattataaagatttaaacaaaacatgtcctaaagactcttttcctctgtcGAATATagattgcatgatcgatgccacgaccaaccacgagatccttagttttctcgatgcctactccaggtacaatcaaatacaaatgaacacggaggatcaggaaaagacttcgttcatcactaagtacgacacctattgttataatgtaatgccatttggactaaaatatgctggtgccacttatcaacgcttagtaaatcgaatgttcgattaacaaatagaaaaatcaatggaggtttatattgacgatatgctagttaagtccctgcgagcagatgaccatttgacacatttgcaggagatcttcgatatactaaggaaatactacatgaaactcaacccggagaaatatgcattcggggtcggctcagGCAAGTTCCTCGGATTTATGGTATCAAATAGGGGCATTGAAATCAACCctgataagatcaaggcaatcgaagacatcacagtcatggacaatgttaaggtcgtacaaagattaacagggcgcatagccgccctaggccgattcatcgtgaggtcttcagatagaagttaCATGTTCTTctcactactcaaaaagaagaacaactttgcaTGACCCCGGAATTCCAACAAGCATTGaaagaattaaagcggtacctctcaagcccgccactgcttcatactccgaaagcggacgagcaactctacttgtacttagtaGTCTCGGAAATCGCTGTAAGTGGGGTCTTAGTTCTAGAAGATAAAGGcacacaatttcctatttactatgttagtcgaactttaggtgaggccgagacccggtacccacacttagaaaaattattgctttccctaataagcgcctctaggaaattaaaaccataactttagtgtcacccgatctgtgtgatgactacttattcccttcgcaatattttgcataagcccgaactttcgggccgattggccaaatgggccatcgagatcagtgggtacgatatcaagtATCGACCACCCCGAACGACCATCAAGtttcaaatcttagcggacttcgtggccgactttacgccagccctcgtaccctaggtcgaaaaggaactattattaaagtaGGGTACATCATTGGGGgcgtggaccctcttcacagacggtgcttcgaatgtgaaggggtttgggctaggcatcattttgaagccgcccacgggtaatacaattagacaagctatcaaaacttccaagttaactaacaatgaggtcgagtatgaggccatgattgcaggtctcgagctagctaaagttTTGGGAGCAAAGGTCATCGAGGCCAAACgtgactccctgcttgtggtaaatcaagtcagaagaaccttcgaggttcgagaagatcgaatgcagaggtacttggataaattacaggtgactctacatcggtttaaagaatggaccctacagcatgtgcctcgagaacaaaacagcgaggccgatgcccttgcaaatttggggtcatcagtcgaagacaacgagattagctcggggacggtcgtacaactttcaaggtcagtaatcgaagaaggccatgccgaaatcaactccataagtctgacctaggattggaggaaaaaatatatcgagtacctaaagaaagggaagcttccatcggatcctaaggaatcgaggactctacgtacgaaggtcgcacgattcacattggccgaagatggaacactatatagaaggatgttcgatggaccattggcaatatgtttgggaccaggagataccgactacgtcctacgagaaatccatGAGGGCACCTGCTGAAATCATTCTAGTGCTGAATCGTtagttcacaaagtcatcagagcatgATACTATTGGGCTGATatagaaaaggatacaaaagagtttgttcgaaagtatgacaaatgtcaaaggatgcgccgatgattcaccaacccggagagcaacaccactcagtcttatccctatgtccattcatgaaatggggattggatatcgtcggccctataccatcggccccaggtaaagctaaatttatttcatttatgactgacttcttttctaagtgggttgaagcacaggcttttgagaaaattagagagaaagaagtcatagacttcatctgggaccacattatatgccgattcaggatacctgtcgagatcgtatgcgacaatggaaagcaattcgtcggcatcaaagtgacaaagtttctcaaagatcacaaaataaaaaaggATCATGTCgatgccatatcatcctagtaggaacgaacaggccgaatcgacaaacaagaccatcaaTCAAAATCTATAGAAAAGATTGAACAACGCTaagggaaaatagagagaaatattacccgaagtcctttgggcgtatcgaacaacgttaaaatccagtacgggggcaacaccgttctctttagtatatggcgccgaagctctgatcccggttgaagtcagggaacctagcatcaggtttcgatatgcaacggaagagtcaaatcacaaagctatgaatacaagcctcgaattgctagatgaaaaacgggaagccgccctcgttcgaatggccaCACAGAAATAgcagatcgaaaggtactacaatcgaagagccaatcttcgacactttaaaattggggacttggttatgaggaaggtcaccctcaatactcgagacccaaatgaaggaaaacttggcccgaactAGGAGGGAtcgtatcaggtcctcgatatcatcggaaagggatcctacgaacttggcacgatgaacggcgaacaattaccaaacaattggaacatatcactcctcaaacaatattactgctaaggtacgaccttctccattttcgtttatattttatactaaccatttataggtgtttaatcgaagacaccaaaggattcttcaaatACAAAGTCCTtaagtctgaaagcacgcgtttcactctttttcccttagaacggattttgtcccaaatgggttttttcgggaggtttttaatgaggcaaccattgttcgtgctaacttagagcaattcaacagtattcgaggctcttttacaatcaacctcgaatattgggggggcatcaccctcggatagttacaaggaaaatacttcgtgtcgacaGGGCCTCGATAGGtaaagggccaaacggtcaaatgtaCCGTGTCCGTGTAGATTACTTGAACcctaatggcaaaacatgtacacatgtataatctattgaaagaagtatttttccttaccagatgttccatgccttagaaaaatttatactttacaatttcatacttatgatctattgtgaaaactggcttaagggccgatGACAACTGAAGTTTAAACAATTTACCCTATACTCGGGGACTGTCGGCTGAAAAattgacatgatcgaattactatacctcgaaatcgtaagaccttaaaaaaggcaatcctcgattttataggccacagCCACCCCACTCAGGAACTAGCACTTTGAATGAGTTCGAAGTATAGTAGGGAAACAAGCTTAAGgggcaaatcccaaactaaaggctatggccaaattaacacggttcggagacatCCGAATTCCATTATAAAATAGGCCTTCAAATATTCTCATAATCCGGTTAAAAAAGGCAaccctcggctgaattactaaggATCTCGATAATATTGACCCTCGAAAAACCCTAAGGGGTATCGCATTGTTCAAACTCCCGGACAATTTTGTGCTAAGGCATAACAAAGCAAAGGATTTCGATAACACCAATCCTCGAaaaacctaatgggtacaaatgtatctcgtgctaaggcatgacaaatttttatgattaatttttcaagccgaaaaagggaaaagccattcttttgaggccatatcggcctaattcaagagcctaaggatcattttattttttgagttcgagaaatcgtccttactcaactaaaacctaagggtcactctacttcgagttcgagcaagtactcactcgattttaAAGACTACACTGGTTCGACTTCGGTCTAGTTGCCTAAAGTCCCAAACTTGTGAGCAAACTCTCCATAAGGCatgaaggcatgaatgaaatagaatttttatgaggcaggaaatagaataaagacaattcaaaaagaaaaaagatcttttatatatacgaaaatatttacaaggaccgatcagggtcccgcacaaaaattcaaaaaggaaaaagcctaagattcctaattttcctcagGGGAAGCTTCTTCTCCATTGAGGTCCGCCCCATTCTCGGACCCCCTCTTGTTtccatcattatcatcatcatcggaagaggcCAGCGCTCTTGCATCAGCTTCATGCTCTTTAGCCTGTATTATctcgtcggtaagatcgaaacctcgagcatggatctcctcgagggtttccctccgatattggcatttggcgagttcatcAATCCAATGTGCttgagtttgagcggtctcggctgcctctctcgcttggacttgagcggcgTCAGCATCGTCCCGGTAAACAACCATGatcgcctctgcctcggcctttgccttttcagcttcagattttgtgtttgcaagttcggaagccaaccgagcctcgagctcctctattttctttgcctgagctgagctcttctccttcatgcctcgaagctgactttTGACCGATGACAATTCGGCTTGAGCAGCCTCTTTTTCAGAAGCATagcggtccatactttctttccaccc
This region of Nicotiana tomentosiformis chromosome 4, ASM39032v3, whole genome shotgun sequence genomic DNA includes:
- the LOC138910034 gene encoding uncharacterized protein, producing MAGISEGGGSEALRSEENTPSGSLGAIDIGDSPILPAFSEEEIREAQATRTPKVDGGISKFRAELSRCEGDLRGLTEERNDLKLLSGQKEEEIKDHRAELAKAHQDQTDLIEQVMKILKAHGLDSGTVTNISISQLQQKVKRIEQFREEVNMMKAETLGWKESMDRYASEKEAAQAELSSVKSQLRGMKEKSSAQAKKIEELEARLASELANTKSEAEKAKAEAEAIMVVYRDDADAAQVQAREAAETAQTQAHWIDELAKCQYRRETLEEIHARGFDLTDEIIQAKEHEADARALASSDDDDNDGNKRGSENGADLNGEEASPEEN